From Priestia filamentosa, a single genomic window includes:
- a CDS encoding mechanosensitive ion channel family protein, producing the protein MFFSELFQRFPVKVLTVALLIILIVYFIRKSIKLFFDKTSFLDEKREETLMHFSNQVTKVLGLALFFIYLLSPFFEMTKLITGSVVFASALALIFQHIIRDYIMGLTYLFERQLHHGDYVILNGNRQGKIEEISMRYLKIRQYDGYLYTVSYSNITELQNGNRGRRRVNESLVLNYRQNPDDAFKVMEEVARICNEKYGQYLLKDENGVPEESFQFNQITELNVDFRGHQYSLSALVKENNFVEASKKVRYELAMAAYKNDLMMAESPNTSN; encoded by the coding sequence TTGTTTTTCTCTGAACTGTTCCAGCGGTTCCCTGTAAAGGTTTTAACTGTGGCGCTGCTGATTATACTCATAGTTTATTTTATCCGAAAATCCATCAAGCTTTTCTTTGACAAAACGAGCTTCTTGGATGAAAAACGGGAAGAGACGTTGATGCATTTCTCTAACCAGGTGACAAAAGTATTAGGACTGGCTCTCTTTTTTATTTATTTGCTTAGCCCTTTCTTCGAGATGACAAAGCTTATCACGGGTTCGGTCGTGTTTGCAAGTGCCTTGGCATTAATTTTCCAGCATATCATCCGCGATTACATAATGGGGCTGACCTACTTGTTTGAACGCCAGCTCCATCATGGGGATTATGTCATCCTCAATGGAAATCGTCAAGGGAAAATAGAGGAAATCAGCATGCGCTACCTAAAGATCCGTCAGTATGACGGATACCTCTATACAGTCTCCTATAGCAACATCACGGAACTTCAAAACGGGAACCGAGGAAGGCGCCGAGTAAACGAAAGCCTTGTCCTTAACTATAGACAAAATCCGGATGATGCCTTCAAGGTGATGGAGGAAGTGGCACGAATATGCAACGAGAAATACGGTCAATATTTATTGAAAGATGAGAATGGAGTTCCCGAGGAGAGTTTTCAATTCAACCAAATCACAGAACTGAACGTAGATTTCAGAGGTCACCAATATTCATTATCAGCCCTTGTGAAGGAAAATAATTTTGTGGAAGCAAGCAAAAAGGTGAGATATGAACTGGCAATGGCTGCCTACAAGAACGACTTAATGATGGCTGAGAGCCCCAACACAAGCAATTAA
- a CDS encoding FAD-dependent monooxygenase: MQEKLRNAVVVGAGIGGLSAAIALRKTGLNVTVYERNEKDAPSGSGITQPQNTFKVLKDLSIYEDCLKSGVQLDYLEIMDKEGNLLLEVNQKFMNADGPGRNSIWRSSLKDVLLSKALSLGVIVEWKKNFTTYQENQTEVILSFEDGTQVSADLLVSFDGIRSQVRDIMLGRKVTPQYLGMGAWRVPLTFEKNTISKRSYMLLNGNTKVGIFPLTDKEGYLFILKPVPSDYWDDEKKRYYTVSEILKHFHGKADFIKTCFNKDTPIIFNLIEEVVLEEKWYRNRVVIGGDAAHASAPNLAQGAAMAMEDASVLGEELSNTTSLEEALHSYYVRRFPRARAIQSLSAELLKNELKGNFAQEEIIAKSDCILQEAY, from the coding sequence ATGCAAGAAAAACTGAGAAATGCTGTTGTGGTAGGAGCAGGTATTGGAGGGTTATCGGCTGCTATTGCTTTAAGAAAAACGGGTCTAAATGTAACTGTATATGAAAGAAATGAAAAAGATGCTCCATCGGGTTCTGGAATTACCCAACCTCAAAATACATTTAAAGTACTTAAAGATTTAAGTATATATGAGGATTGTTTAAAATCTGGAGTACAACTAGATTATCTAGAAATTATGGACAAGGAAGGGAATTTGCTTCTTGAAGTGAACCAGAAATTTATGAATGCGGATGGACCAGGAAGAAATTCAATTTGGAGATCAAGTTTAAAAGATGTTCTCCTTTCTAAAGCATTATCGCTTGGAGTAATAGTAGAATGGAAGAAAAATTTTACTACCTACCAGGAGAATCAAACAGAGGTTATCCTATCTTTTGAAGATGGAACTCAAGTCTCAGCTGATCTTTTAGTGAGTTTCGATGGGATACGATCTCAAGTAAGAGATATCATGTTAGGGAGAAAGGTTACTCCTCAATATTTAGGAATGGGTGCATGGAGAGTTCCTCTAACGTTTGAAAAAAATACAATCTCGAAAAGAAGTTACATGTTGCTGAACGGGAATACAAAAGTCGGAATCTTTCCTTTAACAGATAAAGAGGGGTATCTATTTATTCTAAAGCCCGTTCCTTCAGACTATTGGGATGATGAAAAAAAACGTTACTATACTGTTAGTGAAATCTTAAAACATTTTCATGGAAAAGCTGATTTCATCAAAACTTGTTTTAACAAAGATACACCCATCATTTTCAATCTTATTGAAGAAGTCGTATTAGAAGAAAAATGGTATCGTAACCGTGTAGTAATTGGTGGAGATGCAGCTCATGCTAGTGCCCCTAATTTAGCCCAAGGAGCTGCTATGGCTATGGAAGATGCTAGTGTATTAGGAGAAGAACTCTCTAATACGACCTCTTTAGAAGAAGCACTTCATTCCTATTACGTAAGAAGATTTCCAAGAGCTCGTGCTATTCAATCGTTATCTGCTGAACTTCTTAAAAATGAGTTAAAAGGTAATTTTGCTCAAGAAGAGATTATAGCTAAAAGCGATTGCATTCTACAAGAAGCTTACTAA